In the genome of Chryseobacterium oryzae, one region contains:
- a CDS encoding TetR/AcrR family transcriptional regulator, which produces MISKEENILFAAEKLFAEKGFEGTSTREISKAANVNISMISYYFGSKEKLYEKLVEYRTNEGQFFAKDILERTDINEWEKMMIIVDKFSSRIREHKCFYRIMQREQLYSENLKIVKYLKNTKLIFLNIYSKILEKGISNGIFKKNPPLYLLHSTISGTLFYASNSKEMYKEFLKNEEPDEVFNQHYYKELTQHIKHILKDLLGYEENK; this is translated from the coding sequence ATGATTTCAAAAGAAGAAAATATTTTATTTGCTGCCGAAAAACTCTTTGCTGAAAAGGGTTTTGAAGGAACTTCTACCAGAGAAATATCCAAAGCTGCGAATGTTAATATCTCGATGATCTCTTATTATTTCGGTTCTAAAGAAAAGCTTTATGAGAAACTCGTGGAATACAGAACCAATGAAGGACAGTTTTTTGCCAAAGATATTTTAGAAAGAACGGATATTAATGAATGGGAAAAAATGATGATTATTGTAGATAAGTTTTCCAGCAGAATACGCGAGCATAAATGTTTCTACAGAATAATGCAGCGCGAGCAGCTTTATAGTGAAAATTTGAAAATTGTAAAATATTTAAAAAATACAAAACTTATTTTCCTGAACATTTATTCTAAAATTTTAGAAAAAGGGATAAGCAACGGTATTTTCAAAAAAAATCCACCTCTTTATCTTTTACATTCTACCATTAGTGGAACCTTGTTTTATGCCTCCAATTCTAAAGAAATGTACAAAGAATTTCTTAAAAATGAGGAGCCGGATGAGGTTTTCAATCAACATTACTACAAAGAACTTACACAACACATTAAACATATTTTAAAAGACCTTTTAGGTTATGAAGAAAATAAATAA
- a CDS encoding TolC family protein: MKKINNSAIALLFFGAVHFFHAQEVKQLSLDEAVQLGISNSKSLKIDAAKIEEATADLLEAKNRQLPELKVSGSYMYLPLKPTIDLKIPGVSAAGGPEVHQVAFGSANLSIPVYSGGRIKYGIQSAKYLVEASKLSSENDKIAIAYNVAQAYNNLFKANQAIKVLEENLTASQKRDETFLKLENNGVIARNDRLKANLQTSNIELQLLEAKNNYNIANINMDLLLGLPETTELKVDENYIDENSDLKPVSYYLSEAQQNRKDLQAIDQQRKAAELGTKAAKAENLPSIALTGGYIAADIPKFLTVYNAINFGVGISYNLSNIWKKNSSLQQSKAREMQLSATNELLNDNIKLEVNKEYQNSDYSKKRISVFEKSAEQANENYRITKNKYDNGLATMTELLDADAAQIAANVGVINAKADAALAYRKLLQTTGTLTIK, encoded by the coding sequence ATGAAGAAAATAAATAACTCCGCTATTGCTCTATTGTTTTTTGGAGCAGTGCATTTTTTCCACGCGCAGGAAGTTAAACAGCTGAGTCTGGATGAAGCCGTACAGCTTGGTATATCTAACAGCAAAAGTCTAAAAATAGATGCTGCGAAAATAGAAGAAGCAACTGCAGATCTTTTGGAAGCTAAAAACAGGCAATTGCCGGAACTTAAGGTTTCAGGAAGCTATATGTATCTCCCTTTAAAGCCAACCATTGATCTGAAAATACCAGGTGTTTCTGCTGCAGGCGGACCGGAAGTTCATCAGGTTGCTTTTGGTTCTGCAAATCTTAGTATTCCTGTTTACAGTGGAGGAAGAATTAAATACGGAATTCAATCTGCTAAATATTTGGTGGAGGCCTCTAAATTGAGTTCAGAAAATGACAAAATTGCGATTGCATACAATGTCGCTCAGGCATATAATAATCTGTTTAAAGCTAATCAGGCAATTAAAGTTTTAGAGGAAAATCTTACCGCATCACAAAAAAGAGACGAAACATTTCTGAAACTTGAAAATAATGGTGTCATTGCAAGAAACGACCGTTTAAAAGCTAATCTTCAGACTTCTAATATTGAACTTCAACTTCTGGAAGCTAAAAACAATTACAATATTGCTAATATAAATATGGATTTGCTTTTAGGACTACCAGAAACTACAGAACTGAAAGTTGATGAAAATTATATTGATGAGAATTCAGATTTAAAACCTGTATCATATTATCTTTCTGAGGCACAGCAAAACCGTAAAGATCTTCAGGCTATCGACCAACAGAGAAAAGCCGCCGAACTCGGAACTAAAGCTGCTAAAGCTGAAAATCTTCCATCAATAGCACTAACCGGAGGTTACATCGCAGCAGATATTCCGAAATTTCTCACAGTATATAATGCTATAAATTTTGGAGTGGGAATTTCTTATAATCTGTCTAATATTTGGAAGAAAAACTCTTCTCTTCAACAATCGAAAGCAAGAGAAATGCAGCTATCTGCCACAAATGAGTTATTAAACGATAATATTAAACTGGAAGTTAATAAAGAATATCAGAATTCAGATTATTCTAAAAAAAGAATCTCAGTTTTCGAAAAGTCTGCAGAACAGGCAAATGAAAATTACAGAATTACTAAAAACAAATATGATAACGGTCTTGCAACCATGACTGAACTCTTGGATGCAGATGCTGCACAGATTGCTGCCAATGTTGGAGTTATAAATGCTAAAGCAGATGCTGCACTTGCTTACAGAAAACTTTTACAGACTACAGGAACTTTAACAATCAAATAA
- a CDS encoding HlyD family secretion protein, producing MENNNTQNAQPKKKKSLVFPIILAVVVIGGGIFGYRSYSYSQYHEETDDAQIASNMSPVISKISGYVSEIKVKDNQFVKKGDTLVILDNKDQKMALEQAVAALGTAKSNISSAQSATNATSQNISSSEAAVKTANAQIEAAKVNVWKTSQDLKRYEILVKDHSITQQQYEQALAAKQSADKQLQVLVDQKNQIAQQTNIASSQTAASSQQISVAGSVAKQREVDVENAKLNLSYTVILAPEDGFVGKVPIQRGQFLQAGSQLFSLVKNDQKWVIANFKETQVSKMVEGQKVKIEIDAFPDQDFEGKVSSFSPATGSTFSILPPDNASGNFVKVVQRLPVKIDFVNLDKSIAHKLRTGMNVKAEVSLK from the coding sequence ATGGAAAATAATAATACACAAAACGCACAGCCGAAAAAGAAAAAAAGTTTGGTTTTTCCAATTATTTTAGCTGTCGTTGTCATCGGTGGCGGAATTTTCGGTTACAGATCATACAGTTACAGCCAATATCATGAAGAAACCGATGATGCACAGATTGCATCGAATATGAGCCCTGTAATATCTAAAATTTCAGGCTATGTTTCAGAAATTAAAGTAAAAGACAATCAATTTGTAAAAAAAGGAGATACTTTGGTTATTCTGGATAATAAAGATCAGAAAATGGCTCTTGAACAAGCTGTTGCCGCGTTAGGAACTGCCAAAAGTAATATTTCTTCTGCACAGTCTGCTACCAATGCAACTTCTCAGAATATCAGCAGTTCTGAAGCTGCCGTAAAAACGGCGAATGCTCAAATTGAAGCTGCCAAAGTAAACGTTTGGAAAACATCTCAGGATTTGAAAAGATATGAAATTTTAGTAAAAGATCATTCCATAACACAACAGCAATACGAGCAGGCTTTAGCTGCCAAACAATCTGCAGACAAGCAGTTACAAGTATTAGTAGATCAGAAAAACCAGATTGCACAGCAAACCAATATAGCTTCTTCACAAACAGCGGCAAGTTCTCAGCAAATTTCGGTTGCAGGTTCTGTAGCTAAACAAAGAGAAGTAGATGTGGAAAACGCAAAACTCAATCTTTCTTATACAGTAATTTTAGCTCCTGAAGATGGTTTTGTGGGTAAAGTTCCCATTCAGAGAGGGCAATTTTTACAGGCAGGTTCTCAACTTTTTTCTTTGGTGAAAAACGATCAGAAATGGGTAATTGCCAACTTTAAAGAAACTCAGGTTTCAAAAATGGTGGAAGGACAAAAAGTAAAAATTGAAATTGATGCTTTTCCTGATCAGGATTTTGAAGGTAAAGTAAGTTCATTTTCTCCGGCAACAGGATCAACATTTTCCATTCTGCCTCCGGATAATGCAAGTGGAAACTTTGTAAAAGTAGTTCAGAGACTTCCTGTGAAAATAGATTTTGTAAATCTCGATAAATCTATCGCTCATAAATTGAGAACCGGAATGAACGTGAAAGCAGAAGTTTCTCTTAAATAA
- a CDS encoding DHA2 family efflux MFS transporter permease subunit → MQDSLVEYGARRVIITITAILCALLEIVDSTIVNVALNEMKGNLGATLSEVGWVITAYAIGNVIIVPMTSWLSQQFGRRNYFAASIIIFTLFSFLCGNATNIWELVFFRLMQGIGGGALLVTSQTIITESYPVEKRSMAQAIYGLGVIIGPTLGPPLGGYIVDNYSWPYIFYINIPIGIAATLMTLQFVKSPKFSEKRKVSDVDWLGIALLALTVGSLQFILERGHEEDWFESGVIVTFTATAVLGFILFLWRELTFKYPIVELRVLKNGNLRIGTVMSFVLGFGLYGSTFIVPLYTQSILGWTALQSGALMIPAALTTAFMMPIIGKLLSRGAKQQILVSLGLFIFFVYSFWGYKILTPDTSKDAFFWMLIVRGMGLGLLFIPITSLSLSTLKGQEIGQGAAFTGMMRQLGGSFGIAAITTFIANASQKYRINLISHLDSNDFDVQQRIQGLKASFIAKGMTPDAALNAAYKILDLNVTKQATVLSYMDVFLYLGIAFLVCIPFILFIRERKSKEKIDLSEALH, encoded by the coding sequence ATGCAAGATTCATTAGTAGAATATGGTGCAAGAAGGGTAATTATTACAATTACTGCCATTCTCTGTGCTTTGCTGGAAATCGTAGATTCTACGATTGTGAATGTCGCTCTTAATGAGATGAAGGGTAATCTTGGAGCTACACTTTCTGAGGTTGGATGGGTAATTACAGCCTATGCAATCGGAAATGTAATCATCGTTCCTATGACGAGCTGGCTTTCGCAGCAATTTGGAAGACGAAATTATTTTGCAGCATCCATTATTATATTTACTTTATTCTCCTTTTTATGCGGAAACGCAACCAATATCTGGGAACTGGTATTTTTCAGGTTGATGCAGGGAATTGGTGGCGGAGCTTTACTGGTAACCTCACAAACAATAATTACAGAGTCTTATCCCGTTGAAAAACGAAGTATGGCTCAGGCAATTTACGGTTTGGGAGTAATTATCGGTCCTACTTTAGGTCCGCCTTTGGGAGGGTATATTGTAGATAATTACAGTTGGCCTTATATTTTTTACATTAATATTCCAATTGGGATTGCAGCTACTTTAATGACACTTCAATTCGTGAAAAGTCCAAAATTTTCAGAGAAAAGAAAAGTTTCTGATGTAGATTGGTTAGGAATTGCCCTGTTAGCATTAACGGTAGGTTCATTACAGTTTATTTTAGAAAGGGGTCATGAAGAAGATTGGTTCGAAAGTGGTGTAATTGTAACATTTACCGCAACAGCTGTTTTAGGATTTATACTGTTTCTCTGGAGAGAACTTACCTTTAAATACCCCATTGTAGAACTTCGGGTTTTAAAGAATGGAAATTTAAGGATAGGAACCGTAATGTCATTTGTTTTAGGATTTGGGTTGTACGGATCTACATTTATAGTCCCTTTGTATACTCAAAGTATTTTGGGTTGGACGGCTCTACAATCTGGTGCATTAATGATTCCTGCAGCATTAACAACTGCATTTATGATGCCTATCATTGGTAAGTTATTATCAAGAGGAGCAAAACAGCAGATTTTGGTATCTTTAGGATTATTTATATTTTTCGTTTACAGTTTTTGGGGGTACAAAATCCTTACACCGGATACAAGTAAAGATGCATTCTTTTGGATGCTTATTGTGAGAGGAATGGGATTAGGACTGCTTTTTATACCTATAACCTCACTATCTTTAAGCACTTTAAAAGGTCAGGAAATAGGGCAGGGCGCAGCTTTTACAGGTATGATGAGGCAATTGGGAGGATCTTTTGGGATTGCGGCAATTACAACATTTATTGCCAACGCCAGCCAAAAGTATAGGATTAATTTAATAAGCCATCTCGATTCTAATGATTTTGATGTACAGCAAAGAATACAAGGATTAAAAGCGAGTTTTATTGCTAAAGGAATGACTCCTGATGCAGCATTGAATGCAGCTTACAAAATTCTGGATCTTAATGTCACAAAACAGGCAACAGTATTATCTTATATGGATGTATTTCTCTATTTGGGAATTGCTTTCCTAGTCTGTATCCCTTTTATTCTTTTCATTAGAGAAAGAAAAAGTAAAGAAAAAATAGATTTAAGTGAAGCATTACACTAA